From the Leifsonia sp. AG29 genome, one window contains:
- the cydB gene encoding cytochrome d ubiquinol oxidase subunit II, producing MDLAVLWFGIVAFFFVGYFVLDGFDFGVGMSLPFLGRDDVDRRVLINTIGPVWDLNETWVIVGGAALFAAFPEWYATLFSGFYLALLLILLALIVRGVSFEYRHQRPDARWKRWFDGMIIVGSAVPSFLWGVAFANIVQGVALNAHHDYTGTLFDLLNGYALLGGLTTLLLFFTHGVLFVALKTDGDIRVRARRLASRSGIAAIVVAAVFLGWTAAAHFSPVFVLLAGLAALALIGSWIANAGGAEGWSFGLMAATIALAVVSLFAALFPNVMPSSPNPENSLTIANASSSPLTLTIMSWVALVFLPLILVYQAFTYWIFRKRVTREHIPQETGSEPGERAAV from the coding sequence ATGGATCTGGCGGTTCTCTGGTTCGGCATCGTCGCGTTCTTCTTCGTCGGCTACTTCGTGCTCGACGGGTTCGACTTCGGCGTCGGCATGTCGCTGCCCTTCCTGGGCCGCGACGACGTCGACCGTCGCGTGCTGATCAACACGATCGGCCCGGTGTGGGACCTCAACGAGACCTGGGTGATCGTGGGAGGCGCGGCTCTCTTCGCCGCGTTCCCGGAGTGGTACGCCACGCTGTTCAGCGGCTTCTACCTGGCTCTCCTCCTCATCCTCCTCGCGCTGATCGTGCGGGGCGTGTCGTTCGAGTACCGGCATCAGCGTCCGGACGCGCGGTGGAAGCGCTGGTTCGACGGGATGATCATCGTCGGGTCCGCGGTGCCCTCGTTCCTCTGGGGCGTCGCGTTCGCGAACATCGTCCAGGGCGTGGCGCTCAACGCGCACCACGACTACACGGGGACGCTCTTCGACCTCCTCAACGGCTACGCGCTGCTGGGCGGCTTGACCACCCTGCTGCTGTTCTTCACGCACGGGGTGCTGTTCGTCGCGCTGAAGACCGACGGCGACATCCGAGTCCGGGCCCGGAGGCTCGCCTCCCGCTCGGGGATCGCGGCGATCGTCGTCGCCGCCGTCTTCCTCGGGTGGACCGCTGCCGCGCATTTCTCACCGGTTTTCGTCCTGCTCGCGGGGCTCGCGGCTCTGGCGCTCATCGGCTCGTGGATCGCCAACGCCGGGGGAGCGGAGGGGTGGTCGTTCGGCCTCATGGCGGCGACCATCGCCCTGGCCGTGGTCTCGCTGTTCGCCGCCCTGTTCCCGAACGTCATGCCGTCCTCCCCGAATCCGGAGAACAGCCTGACGATCGCGAACGCGTCGAGCTCTCCCTTGACGCTGACGATCATGTCGTGGGTCGCGCTGGTGTTCCTCCCGCTGATCCTCGTCTACCAGGCGTTCACCTACTGGATCTTCCGGAAGCGCGTGACGCGCGAGCACATCCCTCAGGAGACCGGGAGCGAGCCCGGGGAACGG